In the Dolichospermum flos-aquae CCAP 1403/13F genome, TTAAATGAGCGAGTTGAAAATCGTCTCCAAGAAATTTTAGGAATTATTGATAATAACCAACCGGAAACAGAAGTAGTGATGATTGGAATTGGGAAAGGGGAAATTAAGTTAATTCAATTTGCACCCAAATCATCACCAGAAACCTGTTTTCAAGAAGTGGGAAAAGATATAGATGGATTATTAAATTTACTAGAACAGCGATTAATTGAGCAAATCAGGGATTGATATAACTTTAGACAAAGATGGTAATAACTTGGTTTAATTAAGAAAAAGAGGTATCACCAAAAAGATGATGATTTTGGCTCAAAGCTTAACTATTGATGCAGTTTTAGTAAACAACTGTATCCAGTTCACAACCTGGGGATTTTCCTCCCTCCTACTCGCAGAAATTGTCAGAGATGCTTATCATGCTTTGTGTCATCAGATAACATGGTTAGCGAAATGGCACAATAAACATCATGCTGTGTACCGTCGAGATTTAACTTTAACTTCCCAAAAAGCCTACGTAGATTCCCAGTTGTATCACGATATCGTCGAATCGGGTATATTAGTAACAATATTAACAATAATTGCCTTACTAGCACATCAATGGGGATTATGGTTAGGAGTTGCTTATGCAGTCACGTTTTTATACGGTGCATCTCTGCGATATTTTCAAGGAACAATAGACACAGACTACAATCATTTACCCGGACCCTTAGACACAATTCCCTCCGTTTTGTGGGTAAATAGAACCTATCATTGGCGACATCATTTTGATGATGTTAATGCTTACTATAGTGGTGTTCTTCCCCTAGTGGATAAAATACTAGGAACAGGACTTTCTCTCAAAGGTAAAACCGTAGCCTTAACAGGTGCTTCCGGTGCATTAGGACAAGCATTAGCAGCGGAATTATTAAAGCATAATGCCAAAGTTGTGGCATTAACAACGAATCCTGAAAAAATCGCAGTTCAAGAGCGAGTCAAAATTGTAAAATGGGAATTGGGTAATGAAACTCAACTAAAAGAAAGTTTAAATAAAGTTGATATTCTCATTATCAATCATGGCATAAATGTTTATGGAGATCGTACTTCAGCCGCCATTCAAAATTCCTATCAAGTTAACACATTTTCCGCTTTGGAATTAATAGATATCTTTTCTGCAACTGTCACAGGACCCCAGGACAAAGCCACCAAAGAAATTTGGGTAAATACTTCAGAAGCGGAAGTTTCCCCAGCTTTAAGCCCCTTGTATGAACTAAGTAAAAGAGCATTAGGGGATATTGTCACCCTCAAAAGATTAGATCAAACTTGTGTCATTCGCAAATTAATTTTAGGTCCATTCAAAAGTCAATT is a window encoding:
- a CDS encoding bifunctional sterol desaturase/short chain dehydrogenase — protein: MILAQSLTIDAVLVNNCIQFTTWGFSSLLLAEIVRDAYHALCHQITWLAKWHNKHHAVYRRDLTLTSQKAYVDSQLYHDIVESGILVTILTIIALLAHQWGLWLGVAYAVTFLYGASLRYFQGTIDTDYNHLPGPLDTIPSVLWVNRTYHWRHHFDDVNAYYSGVLPLVDKILGTGLSLKGKTVALTGASGALGQALAAELLKHNAKVVALTTNPEKIAVQERVKIVKWELGNETQLKESLNKVDILIINHGINVYGDRTSAAIQNSYQVNTFSALELIDIFSATVTGPQDKATKEIWVNTSEAEVSPALSPLYELSKRALGDIVTLKRLDQTCVIRKLILGPFKSQLNPYGVMSANQVAKGIVFFAKRDFRNIIVTVNPLTYILFPLKEFSTWLYYRIFSKGVKSK
- the ccmS gene encoding beta-carboxysome assembly chaperone CcmS, coding for MFSIPQPETAENKWRGQLDRFVKNNQLELAALFWGLWLENGNRQGTIGIDLQPTPHFVYCPQTEIEKLNERVENRLQEILGIIDNNQPETEVVMIGIGKGEIKLIQFAPKSSPETCFQEVGKDIDGLLNLLEQRLIEQIRD